A window of Sus scrofa isolate TJ Tabasco breed Duroc chromosome 15, Sscrofa11.1, whole genome shotgun sequence genomic DNA:
GACAATTAGACTCCCCCAAATATCTTGATGTTTACATGTTTGGTGGTCATAATATAAATGTAAACTGTGGAGTATGACACAaaacatttttgctttaaatgtcATTAAATTATCGCTAGCTCCAAAGATAAAAAGAGTTGAATGTGTGTTTCTGTTACAGCAGGCATCTGCCTCCTATTCCTTCTCCTGAGAATACAGCAAGAGAAACATCCAAAAGCTAGGTTCTAGATTGGGAGtcggcagttggctagacttctGCCCAAGCCACTAACTGGGGTAGGTGCACGGAGGTGAGGGCATGCTCCGCTGACCTAAGATTTAAGCTTTGGGATAGAGAGTGACTGTGTCATAGCCCTCTGGGGGCCTCATGCGGGCTCGGGCATGAGTTTCGCAGTACAGCTCCCCCTCCACGAAGAAGTAGCCCTTTTGTTTGAGGTTAAGGTTGCAGTCAGCACATACGAAGCACTCTGGATGTCTGTACTTGTCCCGCGCCTTCACGACCGCACCGCTGTGGGGGCAAAGGGAGGTctcgtgaaaaaaaaaaaagaaaaaaaaaagaaaaaaaaaaaaaccccacaaagcaAAAACTGTGATACAAAGGGATACAACACCACATCTGAGGCTGCAGTGTTTCATGTTCAGGAAACACTTGCCGCCAGCTGTGAAACTGGGCACAGCTGTGAAATGGATGCAATGGTTAGGAAGAGCCAAGACAGTCATAATAAACCTTTGCGTGTTTCTTTCTGAGGTTGACGTGTGgatacttttcagattttttttgcagacaatttttttttagaaaaatggtaGGATCTTACTTGACAatctttctcctttgtttctttgaagGAGGAAGAGGTGATCCAGGTAAGACAGACACCTTTGCAAAGTGTTCTGATTTTGACCCAGGTTGTTGTCTACACAACTAAAAGTCCCTTGGATTATTGCTCTCTATTTTGGTACTCCAGCCTCTATTCTATggaacacagagaaaacagatcAAAGGGCAGACATGGAATTTCCATGGGTGGGTAGACTCGCCTCTACAGTCAAAACAGTTTCCTCCAACTTTGGAGCAATAACTTGGGTAACAACAGAGACTGTGGTATTTCATGAGGTCCTCTCTGCTCCTGAGCTCCCTGTCCGGCCTATTTCTCTGTCTCACCATCCattctctgctctgccctcctgggATGTGTCCTGAATGATTGGACAGATGGTGCCTTAGTGTATAAGCTAATGACAGAGGAACAGAAAAAAGGGATTGAGGTGGCCACACAGGGCGTGAGGTGGAGAGATTGAAATGATCTGGTTCACCTGAAGATTTGAAGGAGCAAGTGTGGTTATTCACACATAAAGTCGCTTGACATGGAAGtggactgtattttttaaaatcatatttcaatATTTGTGCAATTTAAGAAACAGTAAAGATAATGTGTTTTAATTAACAACCGGATGACCCCCCCATATTTGTTTTCCTGGGtttatacagaaaaggaaatatttaaagactatacattaaaaaaagggaGGGCTTTTTGCAGTGAAGTTATGAGTCTtggaactgatttttaaaatatacttctgaGGCAGTTTCTTTTCAGGAGAATCTATCTGAAATTATAAGTTGAGATTTCTGACTCACATTTTATGCCATAAAACTTAGTCTTTTCTATATAGGGAGTCTTAAAGTAGAAGAAATAGTGAACTGATGCCAAGATTTATGATGAATTTTGGGTTTAAAATGAAACTTACACAATGCCACTCCCACATTTGTCACAGAGTGGCATCTTCTGAGTGCCGCCAGCACCACCATGGATTTTTGTAACTGGAGCTCTTACACTCCGAGTTCCAGCAGGACGGTCATCTGAAAAACAAAGTGTTTCCATTTATGGCAAGGGAACAGCTGGCTACAGTTTATACTTTGCTTCTATTTTAAGGTGAGCACTTAAACCTAAGGAATTCTTAGTTGCACTCACACTATTATTTTGAAAGAAGCAAGACTGGTTCAAGTATAATTTGTTCTGAAAGAGGACCTTACAAACAAAATGAGTTAAAAattgttgttgtggtggtggtagtTATTGTTGTAGGGAGCTGTTACAGCATGCCTAAAGGGGCAgaaaacattttgcattttttttaattgtgataaaatatgcataacattaAATTGACCATCTTAGCCCTTTTTAACTGGGTAATTCAGTAGCATTAAGGCATTCAtgatgttgtacaaccatcaccagtatctatttctagaactttttcatcatccaaaACAGAAACTCTACCCAGGAAACATTAACTGTGaattccctcctccttcctgaccCTGGTGAcctctgttctactttctgtctctgtataCATGgattcatacaatatttgtccttatGTCTCtgggttatttcacttagcagaatgttttcaagtttcatccatgttgcagcatgtatcagaatttcgatctttttaaattttatttatttttaagttttttaaaaaattaatttttttaaatgatttttttttccactatagctggtttacggtgttctgtcaattttttactgtacagcaaggtgacccagtcacacatacacatatacattccttttttaaggGTCAGTAATATGCCATTTTATGGAAATACAttatgtttatccattcatctgtagatagacatttaggttgtttccaactttttggctgttgtgaacaatgctgctatgaatgtccGTGTACAAGTATTGGTTCGAGTCTCTGCTTTTGATTCTTCTGagtgtatacctaggagtgggattgctggatcctacgGCAATTCTCTATAACTTTTGGAGgcactaccatactgttttttatagtggctgcaccatcttacattcccCATCAGCAATGCACAAAAGGTCcccatttctctacatcctcaccaatactgactttccttttttttttttttttggataatgaCTATACTAATGGggcattttgcatttttctgcGGTTTCTGAGggacagtatatattttttgaagtggAGAAACATTGGTAAGAGTATGAACTCTGAAGACAGCAGTAATGAATTGGAGACCcaactctgtttctttctttttttagggctgtacctcggcatatggaggttcccaggctagcggtctaatcggagctgtaaccaccggcctacaaaacagccacagcaatgccagatccgagccgcgtcttcaacctacactgtagctcatggcaacaccagatccttaacccactgagcagggccagggatcaaacctgcaacctcatggttccttgtcggattcatttctgctgcgccacaacgggaactccccaactctgtTTCTCACTTCCTGAGTGATTTTGTACAAATCCactctctctgtgcctccatttctcttttgtgaataggaaaaataatagctCCTACCTCATTGAgctcttgtgaggattaaataatcaTGTATGCAAAGCACTTAGCATAGGTTTGAAACACAGTAAGGGTTCATTctagcattatttaaaaattttgatgatCATGATGTGGGGGAGGTTGGGAAATTTTGCCATATcaattcaaaaatgtatttatgatCTGTAAGCTAAGCTAGTCCTTGACTGCTGCGGATGGGATTTATCATTGGTGCCCTTTAACCACCAAGTTCGTGGCTACTTGGATATGCCCCAGGAGTGCCTTTCTTAAACCAGGCACCACCCACATCCTTTTTAGCAAAGATTAATTTGATGACTGATTATAATTGGTTTTTGGACTCTCATTCCCATTATGTTTGCTGTCCTCCTAGCCCCTGACACTTCCAAGAGCCTCTATCAATCACGTTTCAGTAGACGTTCATGACTGCTTACCAGGGCCATCATTAACTAGTTCCTGGAGCACTCTGAAGGAGCCTGACTGGCGAGGCTGAGTAGGTTCATTCCGGTTGTCATGGAGCATCCGGTACACATCTGATTGTGGGGGCACGGAGGCAGTGGTGGGTTCACTGAAACACAACATGGTGGGCAAAGCAGCATCAGGAGCATTGTGTATATGCAAGAAGTCACAAGATATCAATAAGCAGTGACCACTATATTTACAGCAACAGAGATTCAGTATTTTCAAGCAAGCCTCTATTATAGTTAAGAATATAATGTGAACTCACATGGGTTGTCTTAAAGATATCATTAATTAATCTGAGGGGTCACATCAGCACTTCTCCATGTGGCACAGTCTTTTGGAGGGCAACTAAAATGTGTTAggaaatagtaatttaaaaaataatgcttgtGTCTgatgaatatataattatattaaccTTTCTCAGAAAAAGAGGCAACATGCACATGATAGAAAGTGCAGGTGTGAGCCCAGTTTGATTATTGTCCATCATAAAGATGTCAATgaaattcagattcatttctgctgttaaaCCAAAGGATATGGTTTGGTTTTGTTAGCTCCTGGAAACAACACATTTTGCTTGTAAATTGAAGAAATTCAACTGGTCAGTGtttgaaatgtatatataatacagcAACTTTCACATAGAAGTCAGTTATATTGGCTACTACCTAGCCACATTATAATTCATCTCTGAAAATgatagaagtttttttaaaaataaattttctataaatatattcatgataaacaaaaaaaatgccacaATAAAACTACATGTCAGGcactaaatgttttattattttatgtcatttaattGCATTATCTAGTTGCAcgtatttttattatctatatcATATTCAGAAATAACCACCTTACATATCTGAAATTCCTTGCAAAATAACTTGGAAATATATTatgctattattatttcattgtattcaTCCCAAGAGTTATCTTTGGCACTCATGAGCATTGTAATACTTTATAAGAAGTGGTTCtataatattgaaagaaaaattggatttttttttttttttttttttttttgctttttagggctgcacccatggcatatggaagttaccaggctagggactgaatcggagctgaagctgcctgcctacaccacagccacagcaatgtgggatttgagccacctctgtgacctacaccacagctcaaggcaatgctggatccataacccattgggcaaaggcagggatcaaaccctcatcctcatggatactagttgggtttgtagcctgctgagccacaaatgggaactcccgatttatCTGATAATAAGTCTTTTTAATTGAATACATTTGATGGCAAAAGTACTTTGAACAAATATGCATAATAAGGAAGAAATTAGTCAAAATAGAGGCCAGTGTTAACTAAATATCTACATTAATAGCTTGAAATATTCACTTATAAACCCTTCCTTATTCATggcaaaaatttttaatggaaaaataattaactCTCCACAGATGCCATTAGAAGAGAGAAGAGGTATCACCTCTTTTAAAACTTCTCTGaagctccctgccctcccccagttTTTGATTCCCAAAAGAAGAAACATAGTCTACTAGATTATGAATCACTTTGAAGAAGAATTATACTAGAACTTTATAAAGTTCATTGTAGTTTTTCAAAAAACATATATCCATTTGGTCTTtccatgatttcattttattgcaaTTTGTCACATAAAACTCTACTTGGTTAATTCTTCGAATCACCTTTATCATTAGGCCTAGATATTTGCAATAAAtccttagtatttttttcttgaaagcttTTCGCATAGCTTTCTCCCCATTAAGACAATGCTACAAAAGACCAGTAAAGTCGACATTGCCCATATGTTTAGTTAACATGCCCACGGTTCAAAAAGACTCATATTACCTCATTGAGGGTGTTTCCCCTAGAGCTGTTGAAACCTGACCCTGAAGTGTTTCCATAATATTGTCATCTGAGTACAACTGCATAGGTGTATTAAACTGAGCATGTACAATCTTCACACCAGGAAGTTCCATTTCCAAAGGAATGTTAGGGGCCATCTTAGCAGCAACTTTCAAGTCACCTGGGCAAATAGTACTAAGAGTACTGACAGAAGAAGGGGTGCTACGTCCACTGCCACCGTCAATACCGGACGGAGTACTGCATCCACTGTGTTAATGACCACGTGACACAGAGATGACACAGGAACCAGAACATCAGACAGGAGAACACAGAGAACAAGTGCAGAAAGGTTAGAAGGAATTGAAGACAAAAAGTAAGAGGTGAATTAAATCcagtgaaaaagaaatgtttatttctggtgagaatttattttgaaagggGTAGACAATTAAAACTTCATAATTGAAAAAAGTTTAACAAAATCAAAGGGTACAGGTGATATTGCATTTTTTGGCTCTATTCTACTTGACCATATGCTCTCCTAGGCAGAAGTTACACATAAAAAAAGTTGTGTGTAAAGGAAATGGTTCAGGGAAATTACTGGATATCATTTTACTTTCTGAGCTACAGTATTTAAAACTAAAGTATTAATGAATGATAATACCTGAATATGGAGCATGACTATCCAATCAAATATTTAGGTTAAACGTttcaaaataagtattttcagAAATGCAGTTGGGCTTTAATTAAATAGGAAATGGCCACTTGTAGGTTatatgataattatattttaagaccattttgtaaatgttttattgttactattttaaccttttctattttcattctttaattttgtgAAGACTACACTTTAAATTGTTCGGTGATTTAATGAAAGCTCTAGAAATAGCCAATAAATGCCTGTCACCTTGAAATTAATGATTAGAGGGCAAACAAGGTGATTTCAAACTCTTTGAGTGTGACTTAGGgctaagatataaatatatatatttcttttatacagTTATTTTGTGTAAAATTTTGGAAGCACACATATATTTCCATGcacatttctcatttccttttagaGGCAAGCTAAGTGAACTTGTTATTAAAACATCAGAAAGGCCAATCAtgcaattttaagaaatttcatattttctatgaaTAGAATTCTCTATGGATAGGAGGTTAGTCATAACTGACATGCTGATGactaaaaagtcattttttctaTGTTCATTTTAAGTGCAGcatgaaaaatgcattttttgaagaaaatgctAAAGACAAAGCCAAAAGAAATATTAGTATTCATGTAAACCTCTCTCATGCCTGCAGAttagtgttgctgtaagctgaaGACAGAGAACAATTTATATACTGTGTTTAAAGTCAGTATTCTCTTAGGGCTCAATTATGGCCCCATAACTCTTTAGGACTACTAATGCCATCCTCAGCCCCATACAGAGAGCAAAAGCCAAAAGGCAATATTTATTAGTCATTGATTTTGTAGGTTTCATCAGTGTGTAGCCTGATCAGTCTGGGCAACCCATATCACtaagtgaattaaaaaattttttgtgttgTGTTATCCAATTCAACCACGTGCGCAGATTAAACGAGACAGACTAAATGAGAATGTGAACTTGCTCCTTCACTCCCAGCTGCTGAGAACCTATTTGAAACTCAATCAGTAGATTGGTTGATCACATACAAAAATATCAAGTGGTTTATTCACTGTTATCATAGGCTCAACACTATACTGGCTGTTGAGATCTACTCCATttggttaaagaaaataaataaaatttcagttatagtCCTGAAAGTTTAGTCAGGATCATATTGATGTGACCTCAGTAGTGTGAAGTTTATGAAATTGCCATTTAGGGATTTGAAACACTGAGTTCAGCACTGGGAGACTTGAGCTCAAAATAGTGAAacttttcagcaagcatttataACCACTCTGaccttactgtgtgccagatatACTGCGAGATAATGGAGAGGTAAATAAACTATGGCCAACTTGGAACGTAAAGATATACCTTATTTTACAGGTGTAATTAGTATTATTAACACTTTTTCTATTATTAGTGTTCTTATGTACAGGCATGTTTGTATATATAACTTTAAGCAGATATGGCATCTTCTATTTCCTAGTTTCCTTATTATCTGTTTAGAGGCTTCTGCCTATTGACTAGATAGGGAACAAACCCTAGGCCAACAAGAATTACCTTTTTATAAATATCTAGGACAATTTTAAAAGCTCTCTTGAACTGATGCTTTAA
This region includes:
- the PDLIM3 gene encoding PDZ and LIM domain protein 3; the encoded protein is MPQNVILPGPAPWGFRLSGGIDFNQPLIITRITPGSKAAAANLCPGDVILAIDGYGTESMTHADAQDRIKAAAHQLCLKIDRAETRLWSPQVTEDGKAHPFKINLESEPQDVNYFEHKHNIRPKPFIIPGRSSGCSTPSGIDGGSGRSTPSSVSTLSTICPGDLKVAAKMAPNIPLEMELPGVKIVHAQFNTPMQLYSDDNIMETLQGQVSTALGETPSMSEPTTASVPPQSDVYRMLHDNRNEPTQPRQSGSFRVLQELVNDGPDDRPAGTRSVRAPVTKIHGGAGGTQKMPLCDKCGSGIVGAVVKARDKYRHPECFVCADCNLNLKQKGYFFVEGELYCETHARARMRPPEGYDTVTLYPKA
- the PDLIM3 gene encoding PDZ and LIM domain protein 3 isoform X2 is translated as MPQNVILPGPAPWGFRLSGGIDFNQPLIITRITPGSKAAAANLCPGDVILAIDGYGTESMTHADAQDRIKAAAHQLCLKIDRAETRLWSPQVTEDGKAHPFKINLESEPQDVNYFEHKHNIRPKPFIIPGRSSEPTTASVPPQSDVYRMLHDNRNEPTQPRQSGSFRVLQELVNDGPDDRPAGTRSVRAPVTKIHGGAGGTQKMPLCDKCGSGIVGAVVKARDKYRHPECFVCADCNLNLKQKGYFFVEGELYCETHARARMRPPEGYDTVTLYPKA